The sequence CCAAGCAGCGGCGGGGGCAGTTCCTCGATTACCTACGTACCCACCTTGCCCCGGCCTCTGGCGCTGGCGCGGCTGACCGTTTCCTCACCAGCTCGGTTCGGCCCAGCCGTCACCTGCTGCGGTATGCCGCCCAGGAGCTGAAGGATCGGTCGCGCTTCACGCTGCTGGATGAGCAGCGCGTGGCGTACGAGTTGGTGTTGCACGCCGTGGAGAAGGCGCGGTCGGCGGACCGTAAGTCGGTCGTGGTCGTCTCGGGCGGACCGGGCAGCGGCAAGAGCGTGATCGCCCTGTCGGTGCTTGGGGAGTTGGCACGACAGAACCGTTCCGTCATGCACGCCACAGGCTCGCGGTCGTTCACCCAGACCTTGCGGCGGTATGCCGGTAAGGGTTCGACCCGCCTGAAAAACCTGTTCGGCTACTTCAACAGCTTCATGTCTGCCGAACGCAACGGTCTGGACGTCCTGATCTGCGACGAGGCACACCGCATCCGGGAAACCTCCGTCAACCGCTTCACGCCGAAAGCTCGGCGGGAAGAGGCTCGTTCGCAGATTGACGAACTCATCGCTGCGGCCCGGGTGCCTGTCTTCCTGCTCGACGAGCACCAGGTGGTGAAGCCGGGCGAGTTGGGCAATGTCGAGGTCATCTCGTCGTACGCAAAGCAGCTCAAGCTTGACGTCGAGGTCGTGTCATTGCACGGCCAGTTCCGCTGCGGCGGCAGCGATACGTACGAAGGGTGGGTCGTTGACCTGCTCGGCCTCGATGACGGCGAGCCGTCGGTCTGGACCGGCGACGGGAAGGTCGACCTACGTCTCGCTGAGTCGCCAGAAGAGATGGAAGCCTTCCTCGCCAGCAAGCAGGTGCCCGGTGTGACCGCCAGAATGTCCGCCGGGTACTGCTGGCCGTGGAGCGACCCGCGGCCGGATGACAGTCTGGTGCCGGACGTGCAGGTAGGCGGATGGTCGCGACCCTGGAACGTCAAGAGCGACCGCAGCGTTGGCGAGGCACCAGGCAGCGCGTTCTGGGCCACCGATCCGAACGGTTTCGGCCAGGTGGGCTGCGTCTACACGGCGCAGGGCTTCGAGTACGACTGGTCGGGTGTCATCGTCGGGCCGGACCTGGTCGCCCGGGACGGCCGGCTGGTGACGCGGCGCGACATGTCGAAGGATCCAGCGTTCCGCAGTCGCAAGGCGGTCAGCGACGCCGAAGCGGATCTACTGATCCGCAACACCTACAAGGTCCTGCTGACCCGCGGGATGAAGGGCACGATCGTCTACTCCACGGACCCCGAGACACGGGAGTACCTCGCCTCGATGGTCAAGGTGATCCGGCCGGTCGAGACGGTCTACGAGGCGGCAACGGACGCCGGCCTGAGCTGATCGACCGGTTGTTCTCGGCAGCCCAATCCGTGCGGGTAGGGTCCAGTCACGGTCGACGAGAGGCAGATCAACCATGGCGGTTCCCCAGTTGGCGGCAGCCGACGGCACCACTCTGCCGGCGATCGGGCTCGGCACGTACCGGCTGAACGGCTCGGCGGGTGTCGACGCGATCGGTCAGGCGATCCGGGCGGGCTATCGGTTGATCGACTCGGCGGTGAACTACGAGAACGAGGGCGCGGTCGGCCGGGCCGCTCGTTCGGCGGGCGACGTGCGGGACGAGCTGGTCGTCACCTCGAAGCTGCCGGGGCGGCACCACCGCTACGACGAGGCGCTGACCACCATCGAGGAGAGTGTGTTCCGCACCGGTCTGGACCGGGTCGACCTGTATCTGATCCACTGGCCGAACCCGAAGGTCGACCTGTACGTGCAGGCGTGGCGGGCGCTGATCGAGGCGCGGGAGCGTGGCCTGGTGCGGCACATCGGGCTCTCCAACTTCCTGCCGGAGCACATCGAGCGGCTGGTGGCCGAGACCGGGGTCGCCCCGGTGGTCAACCAGATCGAGGTGCACCCGTACTTTCCGCAGCAGGAGGCGCTCGACTACCACCGGGAGCAGGGGATCCTGGTGCAGGGTTGGAGCCCGCTGGGCCATGGCAACGACCTGCAGCAGCATCCCGTCGTCGTGGAGATCGCGGCCGCGCACGGCATCAGCCCGGCGCAGGCGATCCTCGCCTGGCATGTGGCCCGCCAGGTGATTCCGCTGCCCAAGGCCGCCTCCCCGCAGCGGCAGGCCGAGAACCTGGACGTCTTCGGCGTCAAGCTCACCGACGCGGAGGTCGAGGCCATCACCGCGCTGGGCCGCCCGGACGGGCGGCTCTCGGACCAGGACCCGGCGGTGTACGAGGAGTTCTGACGAACCCGACCGGCTGACTGTCGGTGGGGTGGGAGAGCATGGGGCGTGCTCGACGGACTTGACGACATCGACTGGGCGCGGCTGGGCCACGCCTACGGGGCGGCCGACGACGTGCCCGACCAACTGCGGGCGCTGCTCTCCCCCGACCCGGCCGTCCGGGACGAGGCCCTGGGTGAGCTCTACACCAACGTCTTCCACCAGGGCAGCCGGTTCGAGGCGAGCGCGTACGCGGTGCCGTTCCTGGTGGAACTGCTCGCCGATCCGGCCACCCCGGACCCGGCGGCGGTGCTCGGGCTGCTGAGCGCCCTGGCGATCGGGTACGACGAGGGTTTCCTGCCGGAGGGCTTCCCGGTGGCCGAGTACCGCCGGGCCGCCGAGGGCGGACGTGAGCTGCTCGATGCCAAGCCGCCGCCGTGGACCGGCACGGACGAGTCGGAGAAGGAGTACGTCGAGTACACGTACGTCGAGTCCCTGTCCGCGGCAGAGCAGGGTCGACTGTGGGCGTACGTCGAGGTGGCTACCTACGATGCGGTGCGTGCCGGGGTTCCGGTGTTTCGCACAGTGCTGACGCACCCCGATGCGAGCGTGCGGACGGTCGCGGCGTACGCCCTCGCCTGGTTTCCCGAGGAGGCCGACGGCAGTGTGTCCGCGCTGGCCGGCGCGATCGACGCCGCTCAGGAGCCAGGTGTCGAGTCGACCCCCGGTGAGATGGCCACCATGCTTGTGGCGTCGGGGTTGCTGGGTGCCGCGCCGGACGTTCGGTGGTTGGCCGATCCGCGCCCGGTGCTCCGCTGGGCCGCCGCGATCGGTCGGGTCCGGGTCCTCGGCGCGGCGGCCGACGCGGCGACCGTCGAGGAGCTGTTGAGCTGGGCGTCGGCGCCATCCGACGACGCCGGTACCGGGCCGGTCGAGGGCGAGTGGGTGCCGTTCCTCGGCGGTGATCGTGGTGGTTACGCGGGCCTGGCGCTGCGGCAGCTCGGCCCGGAGCACGAGGACCGCGCCTTCGACGCGCTGCTCGACCGGCTGCCCGCCGTCAGCGGCGAGCGGTCGTTGACGGTGCTGGGTGTGGCACTGCGCCTCGCTTTCCCGGATGGTCCGGCAGCGGCAGGGACGCCGGTCGGGGTGTTGCCGCCCCGGCAGCGACGGCTCGCCGAGGTGCTGGGCCGGTCGACCGAGCCGTGGCTGATCGACGGGCAGGAGTTCGGCAACGTGGCCATGCTCGTCGGTGAGTACGGCCTGCCGAGGAGCCGCGAGGCGATGCTGACGTACCTCGAACGCGTCCCGTAGCCGGCCGGCGGCCAGGCCGGCGGTGGCATCCACGAGGCCGGCCGGGCTCGACGGTCAGGCCGCCACCGCGGTGGCCGATTCCTGCAGCGGGCCGGCGAAGTGGCACGCCGCTGCCTGCCCGTCGCCCACCTGACGCAGCGGCGGGGTCGTGGTGGCGCAGACGTCCTCGGCCTTCCAGCAGCGGCTGCGGAACCGGCAGCCGGTCGGCGGGTCCATCGGGCCCGGCACGTCGCCGGCCAGCCGGATCCGCGTCTTCGGCGCCCCGCCGCGCACGACCCCCAAATCGGGTACGGCGGAGAGCAACGCCTGGGTGTACGGGTGCTGCGGCGTGCCGTAGAGCGCGTCGCGGTCGGCGATCTCGGCGACCCGACCGAGGTACATGACCGCCACCCGGTCGCAGAAGTGCCGCACCACGCCCAGATCGTGGGCGATGAAGACGAACGCGATGTCGAACTCCTTGCGGAGGTCTTCGAGGAGGTTCATCACCTGCGCCTGGATCGACACGTCGAGGGCGCTGACCGGTTCGTCGGCGACGATCACCTTGGGCTGTACGGCCAGGGCGCGGGCGATGCCGATGCGCTGCCGTTGGCCGCCGGAGAACTCGTGCGGGTAGCGGTTGTAGTGCTCGGGGTTGAGGCCCACCACCTCCAGCAACTCACGTACCCGGTCCAACTCCCTGCCCTTGGGCACGAGGTTGTGCACGCGCAGGGGCGCGCCGATGATGGCGCCCACCGTGTGCCGCGGGTTGAGCGACGAGTACGGGTCCTGGAAGATCAGCTGCAGCTCCCGCCGGTACGGCCGCAGGTCCTTCTCCTTCAGGTGGGTGATGTCGGTGCCCTGGTAGAGGACCTGCCCGCCGGTCGGTTCGAGCAGCCGGGTGATCAGGCGGCCGGTGGTGGTCTTGCCACAGCCGGATTCACCGACCAGGCCGAGCGTCTCGCCGGCGCGCAGTTGCAGCGACACCCCGTCGACGGCGCGGATCCGGTGGTCGTTGCGGCCGAACCACCCGTCGCCCCGAGCGGTGAAGTGCATCTGCAGGTCCCGCAACTCCAGCAACGGCGCTCCGATCGCGTCGGCGGGCGCGGCGAGGGTCGCGGTGTCGGTGGTGGCAGTGGTCATCACGTGTTCCTTCAGGGCAGCCGGGGCAGGATGTCGGTCTCGAAGATCCCGGCCGGGTCGGGCAGGTGGCAGCGGGAGGTCCGGGTGGTGTCCGCCGTGCGGGAGACCAGCTCGGGCAGGTCCACGGCGCAACCCTGCACCCGACCGGCGAACTCGCACCGCGGGTGGAACGAGCACCCGGTGGGCAACGCGAGCAGGCTGGGCGGCGTGCCGGGAATGG comes from Micromonospora vinacea and encodes:
- a CDS encoding DUF2075 domain-containing protein; translation: MSADGLLRLSGTGLLADRIVEQIGRNVSPAERRSWSHSLAVLGQDLADAGLGQVEMLVEYQLPLTSKRVDVVLAGVDPRTSDDSYIVVELKQWSYAESHEGSDTLVAVEHARGPRLHPGVQVELYCEYLTDFLGVLAEQRNPVRGAAYLHNATDRDIRDLFDRQATEQSRIFTKQRRGQFLDYLRTHLAPASGAGAADRFLTSSVRPSRHLLRYAAQELKDRSRFTLLDEQRVAYELVLHAVEKARSADRKSVVVVSGGPGSGKSVIALSVLGELARQNRSVMHATGSRSFTQTLRRYAGKGSTRLKNLFGYFNSFMSAERNGLDVLICDEAHRIRETSVNRFTPKARREEARSQIDELIAAARVPVFLLDEHQVVKPGELGNVEVISSYAKQLKLDVEVVSLHGQFRCGGSDTYEGWVVDLLGLDDGEPSVWTGDGKVDLRLAESPEEMEAFLASKQVPGVTARMSAGYCWPWSDPRPDDSLVPDVQVGGWSRPWNVKSDRSVGEAPGSAFWATDPNGFGQVGCVYTAQGFEYDWSGVIVGPDLVARDGRLVTRRDMSKDPAFRSRKAVSDAEADLLIRNTYKVLLTRGMKGTIVYSTDPETREYLASMVKVIRPVETVYEAATDAGLS
- a CDS encoding aldo/keto reductase; translation: MAVPQLAAADGTTLPAIGLGTYRLNGSAGVDAIGQAIRAGYRLIDSAVNYENEGAVGRAARSAGDVRDELVVTSKLPGRHHRYDEALTTIEESVFRTGLDRVDLYLIHWPNPKVDLYVQAWRALIEARERGLVRHIGLSNFLPEHIERLVAETGVAPVVNQIEVHPYFPQQEALDYHREQGILVQGWSPLGHGNDLQQHPVVVEIAAAHGISPAQAILAWHVARQVIPLPKAASPQRQAENLDVFGVKLTDAEVEAITALGRPDGRLSDQDPAVYEEF
- a CDS encoding ABC transporter ATP-binding protein gives rise to the protein MTTATTDTATLAAPADAIGAPLLELRDLQMHFTARGDGWFGRNDHRIRAVDGVSLQLRAGETLGLVGESGCGKTTTGRLITRLLEPTGGQVLYQGTDITHLKEKDLRPYRRELQLIFQDPYSSLNPRHTVGAIIGAPLRVHNLVPKGRELDRVRELLEVVGLNPEHYNRYPHEFSGGQRQRIGIARALAVQPKVIVADEPVSALDVSIQAQVMNLLEDLRKEFDIAFVFIAHDLGVVRHFCDRVAVMYLGRVAEIADRDALYGTPQHPYTQALLSAVPDLGVVRGGAPKTRIRLAGDVPGPMDPPTGCRFRSRCWKAEDVCATTTPPLRQVGDGQAAACHFAGPLQESATAVAA